Below is a window of Ochotona princeps isolate mOchPri1 chromosome 19, mOchPri1.hap1, whole genome shotgun sequence DNA.
GATACATAAGTTTCAGGTTCTAAACCAGAGACTAAACcttagggaaagaaaaacagtggGTATGTTGACAAATGCATAGCATCTTATGAGTTCACTGTCTTTGTGTTATGAGCTGTGTTTTAAAAGTATCTTCTGGTAGGGAATAGTTGAATAGCAGTCCCAAATCAGGGATTTCGGTGCCTAAAGTATAACAAACATCTAGAAAAGCAGTATTTTCTGATTTTGCCTAAAGTCATCTTTTGTATATTCCCAAAATATGGGGATGTTTACTTAGCCAGTTTAACAAAAATTAATCAGCTTCAGGGTCTATCATTTTTCTAGTTCCAACTATTCATTTAGCAGATTCCATGTAACGTAAAATGCCCTAAAATGGCTTATTAAGCatcataaaaaaaagtaaataagcgTAGAAGATTCTGCTTTGTACCTCAAAGAAGAGTCAGTTGTATATTTCATTCTGGCCTATTTTATTCAAGAATTAAATTGAATAGATTGTATCAGACATGACATGTATCTTGTGTGAATAGATACAGTAAGACATATTTTTGGATTCAGAAAAGAAGTTCAACACTTTCCAAAGTGTGCAAATTGAAGTTTGTCGTCAGTTTCCCTGTGGAGAAAAAAATGCAACATGAAACATGCTGAACCCATGGGTATTTCATCAGCATCTAAACTGCATCTGTAAACTTGAGAGGTACTCAGGTTTCCCTACTTACTGATGTCTTTAGAATAGGAGACAGGAATGTAGGAATATTCTTGAAACTGTTACTGATTATATAAGGTTGAAGCtcaaaatacttcatttttttatCTCTGAAATTATGTCAGTGtgctttttattaaaatgaaatattcatttagAAAGCtcttttcacaaaatattttaatgttatgaaaaaaaataaccGAGACAATATGCTGCATGTATTAGATTCTTTTCTCATTCCATGGGTTTTCTGAGAACATTTAAAAGCATGTctgtatttttatacttttaagaTGCTAATCATGTGTAATGAAGATGATTGTTTTGTAAGCCATAGGTTTACTTTTATCAGGGCTGGCAATGTGCTGTAATGATAaagctgctgttggtgctgccagcatgccatatggatagcagttcatgtcctggttgctccacttatgattcagctgcctgctaatggctggggatgggggacacaGAACATGCTTGGGCCCATGACAcatatatgggaaacccagaaaaagctcctgcctcctggctcctggctcctggctttgacctgtctcagctttggccattgcaaccatctggaaagtaacccagcaactgaaagagatgtctctctctctctctctctccctatctttttccctccttcctctttccttcctctttcctgtttcttcccttcctccctctgaacCTGTGACTCTCACCATATTttgctgtaactctgacttttaaataaataatatctactttatcttttaaatgtattttttaaaatattttttgaaagtcacagtttatagaggaagagacagagaaagagagagatcttccatctgctgcttcattgctcagtggccagagctgggctgatatggagctgggagccaggaactgcctctgggtctcccaagtgggagcaagcccactttgggccattttccgctgcttttccaagccataaaaagagaactggatcagaaatggagcaggtaggacatgaattggcactgcagatagaggattagcatgATATGCTGCCACACCAACCCATTAAACATAATTCTTACTATTGCTCAAACATGTTTTGTTGAAAAATCATACtcagaaacagataaaaatattttagacttATCAGATTCTGTCCTCTTTTGTACCAGTCACTAGGGTACTCTAACATATCCAACGTACTTTGTCAAACTTAACAATAAACTTGGCTCATTCTGACAAATATGGACCAAGGAGAGGATATGTTTCTTCTCCTTGGAAATAATCAACATTCACCGTGATTTGATTACTTTGTTGAGGGAGTTTAAACAGTAGATTATCATgtggaaattaaataaaatgatctttaGTTTCCTTCCAGTGTAGGAGTTCtaggattcatttattcattcttcctGTCAAAATATATAGGGATAACATGACATCAGAGATTCTTAGATCCTATAAATTGGAGGATTTCATTTGTCATAGTTAATGTGGGATGATTCAGATATTCTTAATGACCTAAATCACATCTTCAGCAGTGCATTTGTCTCAATacctaattttgttttaaagatagaaaAATAGATCTCATTACTTACTTAACTTTGGAACAGAAGAAGCAATCATTAGTATAAGTTTTGCCATCAGTGCCACAAATAGGTTCGTATACTGCATAACAAAATCTCTGTTCTCCTGGTGGTAGCTTTTCATAATGACTACAgtcaacctgaaaaaaaaaaaaacacattaaaatcttATAGTATTTCATACATATATTCTATCCCCAGTATTTGGGATTTTTCCAAACAAGTTGAGAGAGCTTTCTATTAATtcgctttttattttaaatgctggAATGTAACTCATTTACCAGGTGCAAAGATGTTTATATAGGATATGAGAACAGAATAAGAAGTAGATTATGCCAGACGTTTTGCACACTGATTAAGATGCTACATAGGATGTCTATGTGACATATCCGAGTACCTAgctgaagtcccagctctgcttctgattccagcttcctgctaatgtacaccttgtgtggcagcaggtggtgagTGAAGTGCTTGGATCTCCCACAAAAAAACTTGGAATCAGTTACCTACTGCTGACTTTAAGCCTGACCTATTCTTAACATATAGCACATTCAATGTAACCATTTTATTGAGATCACCCATAACTGTGATATATTTTCTCTATCAATTGCCCTGCTCTTCTCTTTCACTGAAACAGTCCAATATGAATACAAGTATGTGATATAGGGAAAATAAttgtaatattaaatattataactTTAGTGGTAACTTTTATCATTAATTGTTGCTAAGAAGTTACTTAGTATACACTTTGTCAGCACATATGCATAATGAATCTGAACTCTGTAGTTGGGATTATTATTCTAAATCCTTGGGTTAAGGTCAGGGTGGTGGGTGAGCCACCTATGGGAGCAGGCTGGCAATTCCCAGCAAAGActtttattgatattttaaattGATGTGCACATTAAAGAGTATTAACAGTAAAATCAGTGATCAATTCAAATTCTGAATATACCATGGGACAGTATTTTACTTCCCTAAGTCTTTGTTCACTTGTAAAATAAGTAACATagggcctgacatggtggcctagcagctaaagtcctcgccttgaacgcattgggatctcatatgggtgctgcttctaatcctggcggtcctgcttcacatccatctccttgcttgttgcctgggaaagcagttgaggatggcacaaagccttgggaacctgcacgcatgtgggagacccaaaagaagccaaaagaagctcctggctcctgatttcagatcagcacagccccTGCCATTACGGccccttgggtagtgaatcaaaggacggaagatcttccgctctgtctctccttctctctgtttatctgatttaacaataaaaaataaggcaaaatttttttataaagataagTATCATAAAAACTGTATTATAAGATTGGATTTGGAAGTACATGCACAAGATGATGCATATATGCACTGCCTGTGTGATGTTTTTTCTGCGGGGCACAGGAAGTAATAATGGccattatttttgtcttttaacttcatttccaGGCCTGGACAAATTCCAGCTCTATGGAAGAAATATTCTGCTGCTTGTTGTGCCAGAGTTTTAAGATAcgacattttaatgatttttttgaatGTCTGTGCTTGGATGGCTTGGAATATTCTCAAACTTGAAATTGAAATCCTTTTCCTCCAATTATGTCCCATTCATTAATTCAGTCTCTTGTTGTTATTGTCCATGCAGCTTTAAGGTTTTGGGTGAACTGGGAGGTGACAGTACAAAGACTGGGATGATGACATACTGGTAGGAGAATCTCAGGCGCTAATACAACAAAACtgaaacagcagcatcccatacttaAGGCAATGCCGGCATGATTTTGCTTCTTCTCCTTGCTTGCTCGTATCCCAAACTCAGAGTAAGTAAGACATTCAAAATATGACTGGCATGCTTCCAGACTCTTAACCTTCATTAAATCTTGTTCACTGAACGGTTCATATGTAATAGAAAGCAATACattacatatataattatgtatatatgaatTGAAGATGTGAAGGAAATTATATGGGTCCTAAAATCACATAgctaataaaaaatacaattcagACTAGAATTTACATATTCTCAGTGCTGATTTAAATGTTTGGCTACTCTACCTCTAGTTTCTCAAAAATATTCATACTTTAATCTGAGTCATAAAGGAAAGGTTAAATCTTCTCTAAGATAGACATCAAAAAGCTTGTGACTCATAGAAAACTTTAATAAGAGTGATTAAATTCATACTAAATTTTATTCTAGGCATTGTTCTGTGccattttcttgaaattttttagTGCCAATGTCCAGGGACACAGGGCCCAGGACCCAGGAGATGGAATTAAAACCAACAGATTCATAATTCTGATACTAATTTCCCACCACTCATTTTAGAAGCctgtctgtttatttttaaaagaagccaGTTTGGGTGCTCCAAAAAGTAAGTTACCAAATGTACAgaattttaattacttatttcgTGTACAATCTCTTTACTGATAGAATTTTCATATTAAGGTGAGTGCACTGGATTCAACATTTAGTTTAGTGGTTAATGTGTTGTTATTCCATATTAAAATACTCAAATTTAATACCTGATTTCAGCTTTGTGCTGATGCCTACTTTTCACTGGAGTAATTGGTTCTTGCCattcatctgggagacctggattgagttccctccTGCCAGCTTCAACTAATGCTAGTTGTGGCCCAGGCCAGACACTTTGGGCATTTAGATgatagattttctctctctctttcctcctctccttctcccccctCCCAAATGAATAGATTTGAAAGGATGTTTATAATAACCTGTTGCTTCTGTTTCACACATTCTGCatctagggggaaaaaagagacaaTATTAAACTCTGAGAGAACCCAATGTTATTAGAGaatttttgatttccatttttatctctcaacttttcattaaaatgtaaatCCCTCCTAAGTACTGTGTATCAATGTGTTAAATGTTGAAACCCTTAATACAGATATTTTTATACCTCATTCAGCTTCTTTGGAGTAGGGTTGAAATATAACCAGAATAATGGAAATGCCACCATGCAAAAATAGGAGtttgtcctattttttttaacttcagtaaaaactgaaaaaaagcaaTGAGCTACATACATAAGACTCAGCATTCCTATGTAACAGGCGTAGGTAACAGAGTTTAAACCATAGTTAAAAACCTTAGAGAGGCAAATTTTAACTTAATAATGGAAGAAGAACAATACCTTATGGTGTCAAACAATAGATTATAATGTTTTATGAAGAAATGAGATGCCCATAACTGGTGATATCAACTCAAGGCAGTATCTGAATGATCATGTTTTTTAAACATTACAGAAAGGTATGTATAAGGATTAGCATTTGTCCCTAGAGAATCACTATTGTCTACGCAACTTTTGAGATAATGTGATTTTGAAATTCGCTGCAGGAATACATTCTACAAGTTTTGCTTATTTGTGTGATACCTGTATTCCAGAATTATGTGGGCAGAAGATGGCATGAGCTACTGCTAACTGGGAAGAGGCAATTTCATGACAGAGACACTCACCGAATATGGTCGCAAATGCCAGGGCCGAGAGTAGGACCAATGTTGTTTTCATGCTGCTAGAGTGACCACAGGCAATCAGATgcagtagaagcagcagcagcagccttgtGGTTTCTGCCCAACAACTTGAGTTGTGCCTTATATATTGTGAAATAGCTATTCCCAGTGACAGAATGCCAGGGACATGTCATAAATGTCTGCTAGGCATGGGAATTCTTTTCTTGTGAAAGACAGGTTTAAGCAATTTCATTGGCAATGAGACCTTATAGAACTAACATGCTGTAGATTGTTGCCTTATCTTTTTTCACACTTAAAGGTTTATGAGTACTTGGTCATCTTTAGTTAATTGTGTCATCTTAACAAATCTTTGAGATATTATTGTTCTTTGTCTTATAATTGATAGAGTTTAAGGAAGTTAAAATAATTCCACTAACATTACTGAGTACTCATTGTTGCAAAAATTTTTCCAGGAACAATGATAATCCCTgcagttttattgtttttgtcAGTTTCCCATATCTAAAAccacttccttttctcttctccaaCATCAAATAGGAGATGTTGCCAGTTAAAATTCCAGGCTAAGCAGAGGGAAGAATTGGTCACACCAAAATCTTGATTCAGCAGGAGCAAGTGAtcaaaaacttttcaaaatttcttaaaatattttgaattagtATATAATACCGGTACATTTTCTTAGGATACAGCACACTATCTtgacatatatttaaaaagtatattgttCAATAATCAATGGTTccatttttattagatttatttattttttattgcaaaggaggatttacagagaagcaaaaacagagagaaagatcttccatctggtggttcaccccccaaatggctgcagtgtgcAGAGCTGAGCGATTTGAAGCCCAtctgagcttctttcaggtctcctatgtggattcagggtcccaaggactctgctgctctcctgggacACAGTTAAGGtgttagatgggaagtagagcagccaggacacgaaccagcactcatatgggattctggcacttgtgGGGtaggattatccaattgagctATTTCACCAGATCCagtgtttccattttcttaactTAATGTTTGGAGCCCAATAGCTTCTCTCGTTCTTTATGCAGAATATAATGTATTATTGTACATGTCTTCACTGCAGTGTGCAAAACAAAGAAATAGCTAGCACTGGTAATGTAAGAAAAGGGAACCCTTATGCACTCTCAGTGTGCATGTAAATTTGTACAACCATTATAGATAATAGTATGCTCAGGAAACTAAAAATGTATCTATCATACAATCAAGCTGACCCACAACTGAGTATGTATCTGAAGGAAATAAAGTCAGTATATCAAAGAGATGCCTGTATGCTTGTGTTCATTGTAGTATTATTTTAATAGCTGAAATATGGAATCAGTTTAGTTGTGCATTGATAAATGAATGGGAAAAAACGGTGGTAGAATGTTGTTCAGTCATATAAAGGAATAAATGcttgtttttcataaaaatatgtattaatttgaaaggcagagttacatagagagaagggagacagagggaaaaatctttcatttgctggttcagatGGCCACTgcaactgaaaccaggaaccaggaagttattctggatctcccatgtgggtggtaggagcccaagcatctgggctatcttcactgctttcccaagtgtgttagAAGTTCTCCcgtaagtagagcagctgaaactggAAGTAGTTTCCATATGAGATGTTGACATTATGGGCAGCAGTCCAACCCATTGTACCACAGTGCTGATGCAAGCTTTTGTCAAAGAAATAGCTTTCCCCCAAAACTTTATAGTTGAAGGGGTAGTACAATGGGTGGAACTAATGACCACTCATCCTCATTTACTTGCTCTTTGGTGAGAACCcttctcagactatcattgaccTTGTTCCTGCTTACTGTAAAAAGTTACTGTGTGGGCATCCTAGTATGTGTAGATCTAGGCCCTGTAGTTCTCAGAGCTTTAGCTATGCTTCTTTATTCTACAAACCCAGGCTGACAAACCCTGGCTGATGGATGAAAAAAGATATGGTGACAGCCATAAGCTGTAAAGGAAAAAGTCAAACAGCATACTGATTTTTGAATGTGCGATTTTTAGAACAGGGTGGCTATCTGAGAAGAACCTTAAAAGTATTCCTGCAGTTTGATAGAGTGAGAAGACATTGTGTATACCACTAATAAAGATTATATCTAAGGCTGGAGAGGTAGAAAGATGCCTcttttttttgaacatttatgtattatgttggaaagatagattttatagagaaggagagatagagaaggtcttctgCCCACTCTTCACTCagataatggccagggctgagctgatccaaaggggggagctaagagcttcttccaggtcttttgcatgagtgcagggtcccatggatttgggctgtgctccactgctttcctaggcaatatgcagggagctgaattggaagtagagtgaccaggacaagaactggcacatgtatgtgatgccagcaccacagggtggaggattagcttgccatgccACTTTGCCTGCCCTGATACCTGTTTCTTGTAAAAAGATAAAGATGGCTGGAATTTGTGCCAGAATGATTTAGAAGCCAATATTGAAATGTTTCTGAGAGCAGAACTTCTGGTAATCTTGTGAACTTGAATTCATTGTCAGTTCCATCATTCTCTGTATAACCTCAGGCAAGACAtttatctgtttttccttttatttaatcATTCAGTAAAAACTGACGAGTATGTACTCTGCCTTAGAAATTGTATCAATATCACCATGATGATTGAGAAACTCTGCAACTGTCCTTACATAGCTTGATAATAATTGTCCATGGCCAAACATCAGTTAGGCTCCTCTgtagtttgctttgctttgcttttccttttcctttcctttcttttcttctgttttcctgtgttcCCTTCCCTTCATTTCTTACTCCTCTgaactccttttttctttctttcttgattacttatttgaaacagctgcaaaaaatgaaagataaagagggttgtccacctgctggttcattccccagatagctgcaacaacctggactgagccaggccaaaaccagtagcTTCCATGTTTCCTGTATGTCTTACAGGGgttcaaacacttgaaccatttaTTACTGCTTTTTTcaagccatcagcaaggagctggatagaaatagaaatggagcaaccagtacacaaactggcaccatattCAATGCCTGTGTTGCAGCTGGCAAACTGTGTGAGAGTCCTTGCAGTTTCTTATGGGTCATGATAATATAATGCAATTTTTAGGGCAGAGTACCATACTGTGGCACAAAAGCCATGTCCTTTGCCCCTAGCCTGGCTTTGATGTTCCCCTTCCTGCTATCCTTGATGTCACATCTTTTTTGATATTTGATCAGGTTTTCTATCATTCATATTTGGTGTAGAAATCCTTGGCCTCCCTTTAGCATGAATCCTGTTAGATCAGTTTGACAAGAATCCCTCTATTTTTGAAGTCTACTCTTagtaattttccatccactggtaatTTCCTCCTTTCTCCTTGGCTGTAAATCCCACCTTGCTCTTTCTGTGTTTGGGATAGATCCCAATCTCTCTTCCCTACTACAATACTCCTATTGTAATATTCTTTCATAatatttccttattattttaGCAAATGATAGAAATTATAAACAGAGTTCAGGATTAATAGTAACACTTCACCCTATCTTAGCACTCATGATTTTAAATATGCCATGGAGGAAAGTTGATTGCCTTTCCAAGACTCTGAAGAAGTGATTGTTTCATTCAATGTGAAGGTGACCTCCTTGCACATttccaaactttctttttttagtagCCAAGAACTTTCTTAACAGTAATAGTGGTATGGTGAATATCATATACAGATGTCCAGCTGTATGTATATTAGCCCATTGAAGTTTTAAAACAAGTTTATGAGATAAGAACTATGAATATCAAGGCTTTAAAGCTGAGAGATAATAGTTTATTCAAAATCACAAGAGTGAATAGTGGAGTTGGAAAATGGTGTGTAAAAACAGTATAAACAAATATCAGGTTTTTTGTTAGTTGAAGTAGGATTGTGGGAGCCAGGTTTCCTAAGCTCCATCTTCCTCTTACACCTGAGTCACAACCCTGGAACcttcccaaaaggacaaatgtcatgtgttctctctgatagaaggTATCTTCAGTAATTTGAACATAGGCTAAATGAGAAGTTCCCAACTTCCAGAATTATGCTCTGATCAAGTTCATGTTAACATGAGGCAAAATCAGAAAATGTAGTACTGCTAGGTTTGCGAATAATATTTGAGTGCTCCTTAAATTAAAAAGACTTACTATTTTCTGTGTTTCACAAGACTAAAATGATCTTCAGCATCGTATTTCTGATCATAAGTATATGCCATCCATTAACTCTGAGAGAGAAAGTGGTCTTTATTCACTATTTATCTTTTCCAGGAtcatttcaaagaataaatagaAATACCTCCATATAATGTGAATCAATTAGAAGGTTCCTTGAGAGTCTCACTTTTACCTCAATAGTGAGAACAACCAAGAAATGTTTTTGcaagaattatttgttttcattaaaaggcagatttacagagaggagagagagagaaagtgatcttccttttgttagttcatttcccaaactggCACGATGGCTGGACCTGGGCTGCTGCAAAGCCAGGATGCTGAAGCTTCCTTTACCACAtcggtgtagagtcccaaggacctgggccatctttcactgctttcctaattATGTCAacaaggagatggattggaaagtggaacagctgggactcaaactggcatccatataggattaGTTTTCCTAAGGAACTGTGAAATTGTTTAGCTCCATTGTGTGTTGGTGTGGATAAAGAGCTTTGTGGTTTGTATGAGAACTTGCGTAAGAACCAAGTCTATGTAGCATTTCCTTCCATATTTTTGTTGGTGACTAACATAATGAAGCCACTGCTGCACCTTTATATTGTATCTGTTGAGGTTGGCCTACTACACTGGAACAGATTTATGAGTTTGCTAATACCTGTAAGACTAGGCCAAGAGTATACAAGGATTCTTCTTTTCCGTACCTTAACCAAAACTCACAAAGCGTTTTTTATACTACCCAATGTAACAGGTATGAAATAATAACTCATTGtccttttaatttgtatttatctgCTGACTAGAGATgttgaaatttatttctttgtctaCTGTTTGCATGTCTGTTTTTGAGGATATCTAATCGGGTCCTCTTTGTTTAGTTTTCATAAGGTTATTTACTTTCATGCTACTGAGCAGTTTGAGTTCCtcatatatttttgcatttttggtAAATTGATTTTTGACAAGAATTCCGAGATAGTTCTTTGGagaattcttttttctaaaaattgagTGGGGAAAACTAGGTATCCATGTGCAAAATAATGTAGGAACCCCAAACAAAACTTTACTCACAGTGTACAAAGGCTTTTAGGACCAGAGTCCTAGAACTTACAGAAGACAACTAATGCATAATTATTCTTGAATGGGCAGTGGTTTCTTAGATATGACACCatacaagaaacaaaagaaatagatAATTTAGACTTGAAAATTGAAAGATTTTCTATTCCAATGGGCAACTTAATTAGAGGATGGGAGAAAGTTTACAAATCATGGACCTGACAAGGgatttgtatttgaaatacataaagaGCATTTGTTGTTCAACTATAAAAAGCAAAtaatctcccatccaagtactaaccaggcccgaccctgctcaGCTTCCGAGGTCAGACGAGATCGtacgcgttcagggtggtatggccgtagacaaaaaaaaaaaaaaaaaaaaaaaaaaaagtaaatgatctAATTTAAAAGGTGAGTGAAGTTGAATGTTTATCCCCAGTGTTGACAAGCACGTGAGTATATGCTCTACTTCAAAGTTATTAGGGAGATATAAATCAAGA
It encodes the following:
- the SPINK9 gene encoding serine protease inhibitor Kazal-type 9, with protein sequence MKTTLVLLSALAFATIFDAECVKQKQQVDCSHYEKLPPGEQRFCYAVYEPICGTDGKTYTNDCFFCSKVKETDDKLQFAHFGKC